A genomic stretch from Lathyrus oleraceus cultivar Zhongwan6 chromosome 2, CAAS_Psat_ZW6_1.0, whole genome shotgun sequence includes:
- the LOC127121237 gene encoding cation/H(+) antiporter 15: MADSAVNATVNSITTNGTIWICEYVCKNPRSRGVFFSDNPFSYTFPVLLIQISLVSSLTAFLQFLLEPMGETTFFPQMLAGMMLGPSVIGQSAFLQKWLFPPKTFYISETIAFFGGMMFMFLIGVKIDISIVARSGKKAWAIGILTFLIPLLFCSFVCFCAKKTLDPDHPLYKSLFAITFIFSSGSFHVTTIHLADLKLLNSELGRLAISSSMVSGTISLTAVSTMLSRKDIFSMDKAFHLMGMSLLVMITLIIYVFRPIMCWMIKQTPDGRQMKESHIMSVFLMLIVCAFFSEVIGQHVLVLPIILGIAVPEGPPLGSALTDRLDTLVSNIFLPLYFLYSGSTFNFFLIDGHTFMIVQILAIVSFLGKVVGTLLPSIYWKMPMTDVISLGLLMSAQGITHLIYLQTGLNITIDEQSYGNALIAIVWLTGVITPMVKFLYDPSKRYLSLNRRRTIEQSTQDIELHLMACIHDQETTPSLINVLEMSNPSLENPICLYVLHLIQLRGRSTPVFIDHQPHCKTNPPQKNYSQHIVNAFRSYERQKSNNVAVKLYTSISPYETMHDEICMQVAIKRVSLLIVPFHKQWKSNGMTESAHPIQALNRQLLRTAPCSVGILIERGALNISNPLTNVTFYSVGIIFIEGNDDREALAYAMRMANNPIVRVTLIRLMEPRKKYKNLSNRDPDGDLIHMFKVDCIQIKRHGYKEEVVRDSVEMINVLKSLEGCFDLVLVGRRHESESSLFSGLTDWNEYPELGTIGDMLVSSDSTFDGSVLVIQQQKRSGIGYHDFHLDSGILPKQENLTIVEFPSDRKVWPIV, encoded by the exons ATGGCTGATAGTGCTGTAAACGCGACCGTTAATTCCATTACAACAAATGGAACAATATGGATTTGTGAATATGTGTGTAAGAATCCAAGGTCAAGAGGGGTTTTCTTTTCGGATAATCCATTTAGTTACACATTTCCTGTTCTCTTAATACAAATCTCTTTAGTTTCTAGCTTGACTGCATTTTTACAATTCTTACTTGAACCTATGGGGGAGACCACATTCTTTCCACAAATGCTG GCTGGCATGATGCTAGGACCATCAGTTATAGGACAAAGTGCTTTCCTACAAAAGTGGTTATTCCCACCAAAAACATTCTACATAAGTGAGACAATTGCATTTTTTGGAGGCATGATGTTTATGTTCTTAATTGGAGTAAAAATTGATATAAGTATCGTTGCAAGATCAGGGAAAAAAGCTTGGGCAATTGGAATATTAACATTTCTTATTCCACTATTATTCTGTTCATTTGTTTGTTTTTGTGCAAAAAAAACATTAGATCCTGATCATCCTCTCTACAAGTCTTTATTTGCCATCACATTCATCTTCTCAAGTGGTTCATTCCATGTAACCACAATCCACTTAGCAGATTTAAAGCTATTAAACTCTGAATTGGGTCGATTAGCGATATCTTCCTCAATGGTTAGTGGAACCATTTCGTTAACGGCTGTTAGCACCATGCTAAGCCGCAAAGATATATTTTCCATGGATAAGGCTTTTCACTTGATGGGGATGAGTTTGTTAGTTATGATTACTCTCATAATATATGTTTTCCGTCCCATAATGTGTTGGATGATAAAACAAACACCTGATGGGAGACAAATGAAAGAATCACACATAATGTCGGTGTTTTTAATGTTAATCGTCTGCGCGTTTTTTAGCGAAGTTATCGGGCAACATGTTCTGGTTTTGCCTATCATTTTGGGCATAGCTGTACCTGAAGGTCCTCCATTAGGATCGGCATTGACGGATAGATTGGATACATTGGTTTCAAATATTTTTTTGCCATTATATTTTCTATATAGTGGTTCTACATTCAACTTTTTTCTAATTGATGGTCATACATTTATGATTGTTCAAATTCTTGCTATTGTTTCATTCCTTGGGAAGGTCGTAGGAACTTTATTGCCTTCAATTTATTGGAAGATGCCAATGACAGATGTTATATCCTTAGGACTACTTATGAGTGCTCAAGGAATCACGCATTTGATTTACTTGCAAACAGGTCTAAATATTACT ATAGATGAACAATCTTATGGTAATGCCTTGATAGCAATAGTATGGTTAACAGGAGTCATCACTCCCATGGTGAAATTCTTATATGATCCTTCTAAGAGGTACTTGTCTTTAAATAGGAGAAGAACCATCGAACAATCGACTCAAGATATTGAACTACATCTCATGGCATGTATACACGATCAAGAAACCACGCCTTCTTTAATCAATGTTCTTGAAATGTCAAATCCTTCATTAGAAAATCCTATCTGTTTATATGTTCTACATCTTATCCAACTAAGAGGAAGATCAACTCCGGTTTTCATAGATCATCAACCGCATTGCAAGACTAATCCGCCGCAAAAGAATTATTCGCAGCACATAGTAAATGCATTTCGATCCTACGAGCGCCAAAAATCAAACAATGTTGCTGTGAAACTCTACACGTCAATTTCGCCTTACGAGACAATGCATGATGAAATATGTATGCAGGTTGCCATAAAGAGAGTTAGTTTGTTGATTGTGCCTTTTCATAAGCAATGGAAATCAAATGGGATGACTGAATCAGCCCACCCGATACAGGCGTTAAATCGCCAGCTTCTCAGGACGGCACCGTGTTCCGTTGGGATTCTAATCGAGCGTGGTGCTTTGAATATAAGCAATCCTCTAACAAATGTCACATTTTATAGTGTTGGAATAATCTTTATAGAAGGAAACGATGACCGTGAAGCTTTAGCATACGCGATGCGGATGGCAAATAACCCGATTGTAAGGGTTACATTGATTCGATTAATGGAGCCTCGCAAGAAATATAAGAACTTGAGCAACAGGGATCCAGATGGGGATTTGATTCATATGTTTAAAGTGGATTGCATCCAAATTAAACGACACGGTTATAAAGAGGAAGTTGTAAGAGATAGTGTTGAAATGATAAATGTTCTAAAGTCACTTGAAGGTTGTTTTGATTTGGTTTTGGTTGGTAGAAGACATGAAAGTGAGTCAAGTTTGTTTAGTGGATTAACTGATTGGAATGAGTATCCTGAACTTGGAACTATTGGTGACATGTTAGTTTCTTCAGATTCTACTTTTGATGGTTCTGTTTTGGTGATTCAACAACAAAAGAGATCAGGGATTGGTTATCATGATTTTCATTTAGATTCTGGTATTTTACCAAAGCAAGAAAACTTGACTATTGTGGAATTTCCTAGTGATAGAAAGGTGTGGCCAATTGTTTAA